One window of Carassius auratus strain Wakin chromosome 17, ASM336829v1, whole genome shotgun sequence genomic DNA carries:
- the LOC113117514 gene encoding interferon-induced protein with tetratricopeptide repeats 1-like — protein MDLKQRLQKLECYFTWDLGDSKNELKTLLSNLNDVNQERCIWLLHYYNLLGYIQQTLGFNTEALMYLHKAESVMQEQGTEEAAVRLQVNKANLAWVYYRMGDMNKSKAYLEEVERLQRMHPAPPGCALHPEVSGEKGWTLVKFNKSKKHQAIDYFKIALKAEPERKEWHKGLAIAMNKTYKIHNCSPELNTEVLKQLKIAHENEPNNLLLHALYLEKQYEVQREDNERQMQKLLDKALETGDQECLGTIFRYFGKISVDKGIEAAERAREKFSTSNRVLKHLANCYKWKVFNMKEDNMERKTLAVKSTELFEEVVRHYPDSLRETVGLASMHKYAGNRKRADEIYQQLLSNIDDLPPHSQQYIYYSYACHLHYCRRSEDSIKFHMKVAEIPAISEDKKKSIRILQKIGMNPKNPRCDKIGYFLESLHIDD, from the exons ATGGA CCTGAAACAACGTCTTCAGAAGCTGGAGTGCTACTTCACCTGGGATCTGGGAGACAGTAAAAATGAACTCAAGACTTTACTGAGTAACTTGAATGATGTGAACCAGGAAAGATGTATTTGGCTGCTTCACTATTACAACCTGCTGGGCTACATCCAACAGACTCTCGGCTTCAACACAGAGGCGCTGATGTACCTGCACAAAGCAGAAAGTGTGATGCAGGAGCAGGGAACAGAAGAAGCTGCAGTCCGGCTGCAGGTCAACAAAGCTAACCTGGCTTGGGTCTACTACCGCATGGGAGACATGAATAAGAGCAAAGCATACCTAGAAGAGGTGGAGAGGCTTCAGCGAATGCATCCTGCTCCACCTGGATGTGCTCTACATCCTGAAGTCAGTGGAGAAAAGGGCTGGACGCTGGTGAAGTTCAACAAATCCAAGAAGCATCAGGCGATTGATTATTTTAAGATTGCTTTGAAAGCAGAACCAGAAAGGAAGGAATGGCACAAAGGTCTTGCTATAGCCATGAACAAGACATATAAAATTCATAACTGCTCTCCAGAGCTTAACACAGAAGTTCTAAAGCAGCTGAAAATTGCACATGAGAACGAACCAAACAATTTGCTCCTTCACGCTCTTTATTTAGAAAAACAGTACGAGGTGCAACGAGAAGACAATGAGAGACAGATGCAAAAGTTACTAGACAAAGCTCTTGAAACTGGAGACCAGGAGTGTTTGGGTACTATTTTCAGGTATTTTGGAAAAATTTCTGTAGATAAAGGTATTGAAGCAGCAGAGAGAGCTCGAGAAAAGTTCTCCACCTCAAACAGAGTGTTGAAACATCTGGCAAATTGCTATAAATGGAAGGTTTTCAATATGAAGGAAGACAACATGGAAAGGAAGACACTGGCTGTAAAATCCACTGAGCTGTTTGAGGAGGTTGTCAGACATTATCCTGACTCACTCAGAGAAACGGTAGGCCTTGCATCAATGCACAAGTACGCAGGCAACAGAAAGAGAGCAGATGAGATTTACCAGCAGCTCCTGTCAAATATAGATGATTTACCTCCCCACAGCCAACAGTATATTTACTATAGTTATGCCTGCCATCTACACTACTGCAGACGGTCAGAAGATTCAATCAAATTTCACATGAAAGTGGCAGAAATCCCAGCTATTTCAGAGGACAAAAAAAAGAGCATTAGGATTCTTCAAAAAATTGGCATGAATCCCAAAAATCCTCGCTGTGACAAAATTGGGTATTTTCTGGAAAGTCTTCACATTGAtgattaa
- the LOC113117517 gene encoding interferon-induced protein with tetratricopeptide repeats 1-like, whose translation MDSPLKSNLKGLECHFTWDLGQYRNELQGLKRNMQDVEQQACIRLIHHYNLLGYIQQTLGFNTEALMYLHKAESVMQEQGTEEAAVRLQVNKANLAWVYFLMGDMNKSKAYLEEVERLQQMHPAPPGCALHPEVSGEKGWTLVKFNKSKKRQAIDYFKIALKAEPERTEWHKGLAIAMSKTYIKSELTPQLKDEILQQVKTAAEMDPDDLFLQSFYILKKFEVQAEKNDKVVQSLLERSINTGNLEGLGYILEYFKNTSIERAIQEGERIQEMFPTCPKVLRNLSDLYKAKLFAMKENSQERKILTQTCMKLFEKVVKHYPDCVRGWLALATVHRYADNTERADEIYQQLLSEKDDLPPHTQQLLYYSYACHLHQRRQSRDESINFLMKAAEIQNISEDKQKSIMILKQTVKNGRNPRCEEISQFLKRVLD comes from the exons ATGGA TTCCCCACTGAAAAGCAACCTCAAGGGCCTGGAGTGCCACTTCACCTGGGATCTGGGGCAATATCGAAATGAGCTCCAGGGGTTAAAGAGGAACATGCAAGATGTGGAGCAGCAGGCGTGCATTAGACTGATCCACCATTACAACCTGCTGGGCTACATCCAACAGACTCTCGGCTTCAACACAGAGGCGCTGATGTACCTGCACAAAGCAGAAAGTGTGATGCAGGAGCAGGGAACAGAAGAAGCTGCAGTCCGGCTGCAGGTCAACAAAGCTAACCTGGCTTGGGTCTACTTCCTCATGGGAGACATGAATAAGAGCAAAGCATACCTAGAAGAGGTGGAGAGGCTTCAGCAAATGCATCCTGCTCCACCTGGATGTGCTCTACATCCTGAAGTCAGTGGAGAAAAGGGCTGGACGCTGGTGAAGTTCAACAAATCCAAGAAGCGTCAGGCGATTGATTATTTTAAGATTGCTTTGAAAGCAGAACCAGAAAGGACGGAATGGCACAAAGGTCTTGCTATAGCCATGAGCAAGACATATATAAAGTCTGAATTGACTCCACAGTTGAAGGATGAAATACTACAGCAGGTGAAAACGGCAGCAGAGATGGACCCAGATGATTTGTTCCTTCAATCCTTTTACATACTAAAAAAGTTTGAGGTGCAGGCAGAAAAAAATGATAaagttgtacaaagtttactAGAGAGATCCATTAATACTGGAAACTTGGAGGGTTTGGGTTATATCCTTGAATACTTTAAGAACACTTCAATTGAGAGAGCGATTCAAGAGGGAGAAAGGATTCAGGAAATGTTCCCCACTTGCCCTAAAGTCTTGAGAAACCTGTCAGATTTATACAAAGCGAAATTGTTTGCTATGAAGGAAAACAGCCAGGAAAGGAAGATCTTGACTCAGACATGCATGAAGCTGTTTGAGAAGGTTGTCAAACATTATCCAGACTGTGTCAGAGGATGGTTAGCTCTTGCAACAGTGCACCGTTACGCAGACAACACTGAGAGAGCAGATGAGATTTACCAGCAGCTCCTGTCAGAGAAAGATGATCTCCCTCCTCATACACAACAGTTACTGTACTATAGTTATGCCTGCCATCTACATCAGAGAAGACAGTCCAGAGATGAATCAATCAACTTTCTCATGAAAGCAGCAGAAATCCAAAACATTTCAGAGGACAAACAGAAAAGCATAATGATTCTTAAACAAACTGTGAAGAATGGCAGAAACCCTCGCTGTGAAGAGATTTCACAATTTCTCAAGAGAGTTCTTGATTAG